From Clostridium cylindrosporum DSM 605, the proteins below share one genomic window:
- a CDS encoding Ger(x)C family spore germination protein, which translates to MKSIKLNRLKAILLIIILTLPLFLTSCWDKIEINDRAFVNTIMIEKNFVRKESRFIASQFYKRDINQLFITFGIANASEAESAIKSYTHSVAAVSMSHAWEKLSSELSREPFFGHTKLIILGRELMEDPDLLKEVLDYFERDKTIDREIRIVAAENTNLTLQGLKPPTENLYSTFVSGTMNQENRLSFVISMNIGRVFNDLRSYNGRTILPVAGMENRKVNLSKIAFVDKYKIDKIADPREIRGYKIFQAQNVNLREYIRINKDLFVFKLTGIDRKISYVKGGKVPKYHIRYVFEGNLESNKFGQDVFNDKTRKKMEEEVHNLMKGQLEETIHYFQDILGKDYLGFDNYTKKFHPSEYKKYKNWDKAFQKAEINFDIEVRLLMYSDVK; encoded by the coding sequence GTGAAAAGTATTAAATTAAATCGATTAAAAGCTATACTGCTAATAATAATTTTAACCCTTCCACTTTTTTTAACTTCTTGTTGGGATAAGATAGAAATAAATGACAGGGCATTTGTTAATACTATTATGATAGAAAAGAACTTCGTAAGAAAAGAAAGTAGATTTATAGCCAGTCAGTTTTATAAAAGAGACATAAATCAGTTATTTATTACCTTTGGTATTGCAAATGCATCTGAGGCAGAAAGTGCAATTAAAAGTTATACACACTCAGTTGCCGCTGTTTCTATGTCCCATGCATGGGAGAAGTTATCTTCAGAGCTTTCAAGGGAACCTTTCTTTGGTCATACTAAGCTTATAATTTTAGGTAGAGAGCTTATGGAGGATCCAGATCTTTTAAAAGAGGTGCTTGATTACTTTGAAAGAGATAAGACTATAGATAGAGAAATAAGAATAGTTGCTGCTGAAAATACTAATTTAACCTTACAAGGATTAAAACCACCAACGGAAAACCTTTATTCAACTTTTGTATCAGGAACTATGAATCAAGAAAATAGGTTATCCTTTGTAATATCTATGAATATAGGTAGAGTATTTAATGACCTTAGGAGTTATAATGGTAGAACTATACTACCTGTTGCAGGTATGGAAAATAGAAAAGTTAACCTTAGTAAAATTGCCTTTGTTGATAAGTATAAAATTGATAAAATAGCAGATCCAAGAGAAATAAGGGGATATAAGATTTTTCAAGCTCAGAATGTTAATCTAAGGGAATATATAAGGATAAATAAGGATCTTTTCGTTTTTAAGCTTACAGGAATAGATAGAAAAATCTCCTATGTTAAAGGTGGCAAAGTGCCTAAGTATCACATAAGATATGTATTTGAAGGAAATTTAGAAAGTAATAAATTTGGTCAAGATGTTTTTAATGATAAAACTAGGAAAAAGATGGAAGAAGAAGTTCACAATTTAATGAAGGGTCAACTAGAAGAGACAATTCACTATTTTCAAGATATACTTGGTAAAGATTATTTAGGATTTGATAACTATACTAAGAAATTCCACCCGAGTGAATATAAAAAGTATAAAAATTGGGATAAAGCATTTCAAAAGGCAGAGATAAACTTCGATATTGAAGTAAGACTATTAATGTATTCAGATGTTAAGTAA
- a CDS encoding GerAB/ArcD/ProY family transporter, protein MIKSDVEFTGYQLGVIVVTAMLGVGMFSLPSSVTEAAGNEGWISVIGGGILAVISILLICKVGSLYDSEGLVGASKNVFGKVVGIILVIPILICLYTATFAEVSIFANSIKIFLLETTPKSAVVIPFLLLVLIITRGELKHMVRFFQFTLPFIFLAVLVLYLLSLERVDITNMLPIFQRSPKDYISGSMSTIFQLLGVIILLVIYPYFKKKDFKSASKSALIAVGIVSLSYLVTTILCISKLGIGETKFLIYPTLSLIKTAYIPGTFIERLEGIMMSAWVVVVFSTVVIWIHAMAVIISDIFNFKHTKHVATLLIPLIYVGQRSAPATLDIMSVSEINNLTLGLYSMYVFPILFYIVYKIRNKKRGGCR, encoded by the coding sequence GTGATCAAAAGTGATGTAGAATTTACTGGATACCAACTAGGTGTTATTGTAGTAACTGCTATGCTAGGAGTAGGTATGTTTAGTCTTCCTTCTTCAGTAACTGAAGCTGCAGGAAATGAAGGCTGGATATCTGTTATTGGTGGAGGGATTTTAGCTGTAATTTCTATACTATTAATATGTAAAGTAGGAAGCCTATACGATAGTGAAGGATTAGTTGGTGCAAGTAAAAATGTGTTTGGTAAAGTAGTAGGTATAATCCTTGTAATTCCTATATTGATTTGTTTATATACTGCTACTTTTGCTGAAGTTAGTATTTTTGCTAACTCAATTAAAATATTTTTGCTTGAAACTACACCAAAGTCAGCAGTTGTAATACCATTTCTTCTACTTGTTTTAATTATAACAAGGGGAGAATTAAAGCATATGGTTAGATTCTTTCAATTCACTCTTCCTTTTATATTTTTGGCTGTTTTAGTGCTTTATTTATTATCATTAGAGAGAGTAGACATTACAAATATGCTTCCCATTTTCCAGAGGAGTCCTAAAGATTATATAAGCGGAAGTATGTCTACCATATTTCAGTTACTTGGGGTAATTATTTTACTAGTTATATATCCCTATTTTAAGAAAAAGGATTTTAAGAGTGCATCTAAATCAGCATTAATAGCAGTTGGCATTGTATCATTAAGTTATTTAGTAACTACTATTCTTTGTATTTCTAAACTTGGTATAGGAGAAACAAAATTTCTTATATATCCAACGCTAAGCTTGATAAAAACAGCATATATACCAGGGACTTTCATAGAAAGACTTGAAGGAATTATGATGAGCGCTTGGGTAGTAGTTGTATTTTCTACTGTTGTTATTTGGATTCATGCTATGGCTGTTATAATATCCGATATATTTAATTTCAAACATACTAAGCATGTAGCTACATTATTAATACCATTGATTTATGTTGGTCAAAGAAGTGCTCCAGCTACATTAGATATTATGAGTGTTTCAGAGATTAATAATTTGACCCTTGGACTATATTCTATGTACGTATTCCCAATATTATTTTATATAGTGTATAAGATTAGAAATAAGAAAAGAGGTGGGTGTAGGTGA
- the spoIIR gene encoding stage II sporulation protein R — MKLLDKIKKNKIKVIIALMTSITIGSLGAFIYNRSNSLNDKVVRFHVLANSDSNLDQGVKIKVKDNVIKYVQPLLKNSKSIDESKEILENNKANIINLANKVLKQNGQTYTARAEIGRFDFPVKSYGDIVFPSGEYDAFRIILGEGEGKNWWCVMFPPLCFVDVKNAVADEEMEKELKKVLTDDELKSITQNKAKDKTKFKLKSLEVLQDIFK; from the coding sequence ATGAAACTTTTAGATAAAATTAAGAAAAATAAAATAAAGGTAATAATAGCACTAATGACATCTATAACTATAGGTTCGCTAGGGGCATTTATATATAATAGATCCAACTCTTTAAACGATAAGGTTGTAAGGTTTCATGTATTAGCTAATAGCGACAGTAATTTAGATCAAGGTGTTAAAATAAAGGTTAAAGATAATGTTATTAAATATGTTCAGCCTTTACTTAAAAATAGTAAATCTATAGATGAATCAAAAGAGATACTTGAAAACAATAAGGCGAATATAATAAACCTAGCTAATAAAGTTTTGAAACAAAATGGACAAACCTATACAGCAAGAGCTGAAATTGGAAGATTTGATTTCCCTGTTAAAAGTTATGGAGATATAGTTTTTCCAAGTGGAGAATATGATGCTTTTAGAATTATTCTTGGAGAAGGTGAAGGGAAAAATTGGTGGTGCGTAATGTTTCCTCCTCTATGTTTTGTAGATGTTAAAAATGCTGTTGCTGATGAAGAAATGGAAAAAGAATTAAAGAAGGTTTTAACCGATGATGAATTGAAATCTATAACTCAAAATAAGGCTAAGGATAAGACTAAGTTTAAATTAAAGTCATTAGAAGTATTGCAAGATATATTTAAATAA